In Mycteria americana isolate JAX WOST 10 ecotype Jacksonville Zoo and Gardens chromosome 5, USCA_MyAme_1.0, whole genome shotgun sequence, one DNA window encodes the following:
- the DBX1 gene encoding homeobox protein DBX1: MMFPSLIAPPAVYPSLLRPTPTLTLPQSLQSAFSSHSSFLVEDLIRISRPTSYLPRTAPPPSMSPPTSAARTDSGTPELTSSTAAAGSRRIRSPQTSSTDSTFLKFGVNAILSSAPRAEASPALLQSVPPKTFSFPYFEGSFQPFIRSSYFPATSAVVPIPGTFSWPLAARGKPRRGMLRRAVFSDVQRKALEKMFQKQKYISKPDRKKLAAKLGLKDSQVKIWFQNRRMKWRNSKERELLSSGGCREQTLPTKFNPHPDLSDVGKKCSGEEEEEEEVPPVCPPSPRHPLAYHQSPEHLHLRDRLDSQMSPSPSHSSSPSKPSDFSDSEEEDDEGEEEEEEITVS, from the exons ATGATGTTCCCCAGCCTCATCGCTCCGCCGGCCGTCTACCCCAGCCTCCTGCGCCCGACTCCCACCCTCACCTTGCCTCAGTCGCTGCAGTCGGCTTTTTCCAGCCATTCCAGCTTCCTGGTGGAAGACCTGATCCGGATCAGCAGGCCCACCAGTTACCTGCCCAGGACTGCCCCCCCGCCCAGCATGTCCCCCCCAACCTCGGCGGCCAGGACGGACTCGGGGACGCCGGAGCTCACCAGCtccaccgccgccgccggctccagGAGGATCCGTTCGCCGCAGACTTCCAGCACCGACTCCACTTTCCTGAAGTTTGGGGTCAACGCCATCCTCTCCTCCGCCCCCCGCGCCG aAGCCTCCCCCGCCTTGCTTCAGAGCGTCCCTCCAAAGACTTTCTCCTTTCCGTACTTTGAAGGATCCTTCCAGCCCTTTATCAGATCTTCCTATTTCCCAG ccacctccgcCGTGGTCCCCATCCCCGGCACCTTCTCCTGGCCGCTGGCCGCCCGTGGCAAGCCCCGCCGTGGCATGCTGCGCCGCGCCGTTTTCTCTGACGTGCAGCGCAAGGCGCTGGAGAAGATGTTCCAGAAGCAGAAGTACATCAGCAAACCCGATCGGAAGAAGTTGGCGGCCAAGCTGGGCCTCAAGGACTCACAG GTGAAGATCTGGTTCCAGAACAGGAGGATGAAGTGGAGGAACTCCAAAGAAAGAGAGCTCCTCTCTTCTGGTGGCTGCAGAGAACAGACCCTACCCACCAAGTTCAACCCTCACCCAGACCTCAGTGACGTAGGCAAGAAATGttcaggagaggaggaggaggaggaggaagttcCCCCCGTGTGCCCACCCAGCCCCCGGCATCCCTTAGCCTACCACCAGTCCCCAGAACATCTACACTTGAGGGACAGACTGGACTCCCAGAtgtctccttctccatcccattcTAGCAGCCCCAGCAAACCTTCAGACTTCTCAGACTcagaggaagaggatgatgaaggggaagaggaagaggaggagataaCAGTCTCTTAG